Proteins from a genomic interval of Coccinella septempunctata chromosome 2, icCocSept1.1, whole genome shotgun sequence:
- the LOC123306639 gene encoding angiogenic factor with G patch and FHA domains 1 isoform X2: MQNNKIPTFASADTSDEEFVLTEEMSEKLKDLPQILEYIKKLLKYVEKYKKQIKKLKSKKQKSSNKVDAMVQTTYQVSKSEEIKLENTTDEPVKSITEDITKAAEQALQNSGFVYEETSGMYYDYGTGYYYNAEYGLYYDGNTGTYLRYNQETKSYEYHSQVYTDTQDVEEPKLKKHIDKRKKQNVIKIKVKTSDLDHLTNSFNNMTIDRLQNIALEVAKRWPPCMRVIVEESVVPNLKKGSLHIITYEGGSIGREGKHSIVIADINISKHHLNILYNKDSNMFQAVDMGSRNGTLLNGVRMSTSKQESEHLDVVHGSRIQLGSTVLLCHVHEGSQTCGHCEPGLLEQDARELKDKKTKLVKRESHKKELQNLKKKFGMNNFKSDKASLASGYTDRAQKRREVIGSHNEHEKTQVSSLDESISSKNKGFQLLSKMGWKEGQSLGKEGQGILEPIKLVSNEGTTGVGSSNSEVPISKEQKKKKIIWKKTQERFDKLQDSSDIFEEGE, encoded by the exons ATGCAGAATAACAAAATTCCTACTTTTGCCTCTGCGGATACTAGTGATGAAGAATTCGTTTTAACGGAGGAAATGAGCGAAAAGTTAAAAGATTTACCACAAATTTTAGAATACATtaagaaattattgaagtatgttgaaaagtataagaaacagatcaaaaaattgaaatcgaAAAAGCAG aaatcttcaaacAAAGTAGATGCTATGGTTCAAACAACATATCAAGTAAGCAAAAGTGAAGAAATCAAACTGGAAAATACTACAGACGAGCCAGTAAAAAGCATAACAGAAGATATTACAAAAGCTGCTGAGCAAGCATTGCAGAATTCTGGATTTGTTTATGAAGAAACTTCAGGAATGTATTACGATTATGGTACAGGATATTACTACAATGCT GAATATGGACTTTATTATGATGGTAACACTGGTACATACTTGCGATATAATCAAGAGACAAAATCATATGAGTATCACTCTCAAGTTTATACAGACACCCAAGATGTTGAAGAACCTAAGTTAAAAAAACATATTGATAAAAGAAAAAAGCAAAATGTGATTAAAATAAAA GTAAAGACTTCTGATTTGGATCATCTTACGAATTCGTTCAATAATATGACAATTGATAGACTTCAAAACATAGCCTTGG aagTAGCAAAAAGGTGGCCACCATGCATGAGagtaattgttgaagaaagtgtGGTACCTAATTTAAAAAAAGGATCTTTACACATTATTACATATGAGGGAGGAAGCATAGGTCGTGAAGGAAAGCACTCGATAGTAATAGCTGATATCAACATCAGCAAACATCATTTGAATATACTGTATAACAAGGATTCTAACATGTTTCAAGCTGTGGATATGGGATCTAGAAATGGTACACTTTTAAATGGTGTGAGGATGTCTACTTCAAAACAAGAGAGTGAACATTTGGATGTAGTTCATGGCAGCAGAATTCAGCTGGGCTCTACAGTTCTTTTATGCCATGTACATGAAGGTTCACAGACTTGCGGACATTGTGAGCCTGGACTTCTTGAGCAAGATGCAA GGGAATTGAAAGACAAGAAAACAAAACTAGTAAAAAGAGAAAGTCATAAAAAAGAATTGCAaaatctgaagaaaaaatttggaatgaataatttcaaaagTGATAAGGCATCATTAGCTTCTGGATATACAGACAGAGCTCAAAAAAGGAGAGAAGTTATTGGAAGCCATAATGAACATGAGAAAACCCAAGTGTCCTCATTAGATGA atcaaTTTCATCAAAGAATAAAGGATTTCAATTACTTTCCAAAATGGGTTGGAAAGAAGGGCAGTCTCTTGGAAAAGAAGGTCAGGGAATTTTAGAACCA atcaAACTGGTCTCCAATGAAGGCACTACAGGTGTTGGTAGTTCAAATTCTGAAGTACCAATTAGTAAAgaacagaagaagaagaaaattatttgGAAGAAGACGCAAGAAAGGTTTGATAAGTTGCAGGATTCTAGTGATATTTTTGAGGAAGGTGAATGA
- the LOC123306641 gene encoding hydroxymethylglutaryl-CoA synthase 1, producing the protein MGSWPDDVGIVAIELTIPSLYVDQEELEKYDGVSSGKYTVGLGQKAMGVCTDREDVNSLCLTVVHKLLEKNHIDYSDIGRLEVGTETIIDKSKSVKSVLMQLFEPHGVTDIEGIDTTNACFGGTAALFNAISWVESSAWNGKYALVVAADIAVYAKGAARPTGGAGAVAMLIGPNAPLVFDRGLRAVHMRHVYDFYKPDLSSEYPVVDSKLSIQCYLSALDKCYQTYCEKASKFFQKKIDLSFFDAILFHTPYCKLVQKSLARLYLNDFYLASLEQKELKYPELKSLQNIVLEKTYFDKDVEKAVMNSSKELFSTKTSPSLLIASQVGNMYTPSLYGGLVSLLVSKNPAELAGKRVGLFSYGSGLASAFYSLKISEDGNNGTALQKLISNLTSVKINLHQRQKIEPQEFEKFMDIRQKSNHSAPYEPLGSIESFFPGTYYLTKIDEKYRRSYDRVPNAMNGHAH; encoded by the coding sequence ATGGGTTCGTGGCCAGATGATGTTGGAATTGTTGCAATAGAACTCACCATCCCTTCACTGTATGTGGACCAAGAAGAATTAGAAAAGTACGATGGGGTATCTTCTGGTAAATATACCGTAGGATTAGGACAGAAGGCTATGGGAGTATGTACAGATAGGGAAGATGTTAACTCTTTGTGCCTCACAGTTGTTCATAAGTTACTCGAAAAGAATCATATTGATTATTCAGACATTGGAAGATTAGAAGTTGGTACAGAAACAATCATCGATAAGTCTAAGAGTGTTAAAAGTGTTCTTATGCAGTTATTCGAACCACATGGTGTGACTGATATAGAAGGTATTGATACAACAAATGCCTGTTTTGGAGGAACTGCAGCGCTCTTCAATGCAATTTCTTGGGTGGAATCATCTGCTTGGAATGGAAAATATGCCTTGGTAGTTGCTGCTGATATAGCAGTTTATGCTAAAGGTGCTGCAAGACCAACTGGAGGAGCTGGAGCAGTTGCTATGTTAATTGGCCCAAATGCGCCTTTAGTTTTCGATAGGGGACTTAGGGCTGTCCATATGAGACATGTTTACGACTTTTACAAACCAGATCTGTCGTCAGAATATCCTGTAGTGGACAGTAAGTTATCCATTCAGTGTTATTTGAGTGCTTTAGATAAATGTTATCAAACTTATTGTGAGAAAGCATCTAAATTTTTCCAGAAGAAAATTGATTTGTCATTTTTTGATGCAATTCTATTTCACACCCCATATTGTAAACTAGTTCAAAAATCTCTGGCTCGGTTATATTTGAATGATTTTTACTTGGCTTCTCTGGAGCAGAAAGAACTCAAGTATCCAGAATTGAAAAGTTTGCAAAACATTGTCttagaaaaaacttatttcgatAAGGATGTAGAAAAGGCTGTAATGAATAGTAGTAAAGAATTATTCTCTACCAAAACTTCCCCTTCGCTACTTATAGCATCACAAGTTGGTAACATGTACACTCCATCGCTTTATGGGGGTTTAGTGTCTCTCTTGGTATCAAAAAACCCAGCTGAACTAGCTGGTAAGAGGGTTGGGTTGTTTTCCTATGGATCAGGGCTGGCTTCAGCCTTTTATTCTTTAAAAATTTCAGAAGATGGGAATAATGGGACAGCATTACAAAAACTGATATCAAATTTAACTTCtgttaaaattaatttgcatcAAAGGCAAAAAATTGAACCTCAAGAATTTGAGAAATTTATGGATATTAGACAGAAAAGTAATCATTCTGCTCCATATGAACCATTAGGTTCTATAGAAAGCTTTTTTCCTGGAACTTACTATCTGACCAAAATAGATGAAAAATACAGAAGGTCTTATGACAGAGTACCGAATGCAATGAATGGCCATGCCCATTGA
- the LOC123306639 gene encoding angiogenic factor with G patch and FHA domains 1 isoform X1 yields MQNNKIPTFASADTSDEEFVLTEEMSEKLKDLPQILEYIKKLLKYVEKYKKQIKKLKSKKQKSSNKVDAMVQTTYQVSKSEEIKLENTTDEPVKSITEDITKAAEQALQNSGFVYEETSGMYYDYGTGYYYNAEYGLYYDGNTGTYLRYNQETKSYEYHSQVYTDTQDVEEPKLKKHIDKRKKQNVIKIKAKRKKIEKINDPVDVEEGECSESGSSDQMSSSEEEADSESSEVAKRWPPCMRVIVEESVVPNLKKGSLHIITYEGGSIGREGKHSIVIADINISKHHLNILYNKDSNMFQAVDMGSRNGTLLNGVRMSTSKQESEHLDVVHGSRIQLGSTVLLCHVHEGSQTCGHCEPGLLEQDARELKDKKTKLVKRESHKKELQNLKKKFGMNNFKSDKASLASGYTDRAQKRREVIGSHNEHEKTQVSSLDESISSKNKGFQLLSKMGWKEGQSLGKEGQGILEPIKLVSNEGTTGVGSSNSEVPISKEQKKKKIIWKKTQERFDKLQDSSDIFEEGE; encoded by the exons ATGCAGAATAACAAAATTCCTACTTTTGCCTCTGCGGATACTAGTGATGAAGAATTCGTTTTAACGGAGGAAATGAGCGAAAAGTTAAAAGATTTACCACAAATTTTAGAATACATtaagaaattattgaagtatgttgaaaagtataagaaacagatcaaaaaattgaaatcgaAAAAGCAG aaatcttcaaacAAAGTAGATGCTATGGTTCAAACAACATATCAAGTAAGCAAAAGTGAAGAAATCAAACTGGAAAATACTACAGACGAGCCAGTAAAAAGCATAACAGAAGATATTACAAAAGCTGCTGAGCAAGCATTGCAGAATTCTGGATTTGTTTATGAAGAAACTTCAGGAATGTATTACGATTATGGTACAGGATATTACTACAATGCT GAATATGGACTTTATTATGATGGTAACACTGGTACATACTTGCGATATAATCAAGAGACAAAATCATATGAGTATCACTCTCAAGTTTATACAGACACCCAAGATGTTGAAGAACCTAAGTTAAAAAAACATATTGATAAAAGAAAAAAGCAAAATGTGATTAAAATAAAA GCGAAACGTAAAAAAATCGAGAAGATCAATGATCCTGTAGATGTTGAAGAAGGAGAATGTTCAGAGAGTGGTTCATCAGATCAGATGTCTAGTTCTGAAGAAGAAGCTGATTCTGAATCTAGTG aagTAGCAAAAAGGTGGCCACCATGCATGAGagtaattgttgaagaaagtgtGGTACCTAATTTAAAAAAAGGATCTTTACACATTATTACATATGAGGGAGGAAGCATAGGTCGTGAAGGAAAGCACTCGATAGTAATAGCTGATATCAACATCAGCAAACATCATTTGAATATACTGTATAACAAGGATTCTAACATGTTTCAAGCTGTGGATATGGGATCTAGAAATGGTACACTTTTAAATGGTGTGAGGATGTCTACTTCAAAACAAGAGAGTGAACATTTGGATGTAGTTCATGGCAGCAGAATTCAGCTGGGCTCTACAGTTCTTTTATGCCATGTACATGAAGGTTCACAGACTTGCGGACATTGTGAGCCTGGACTTCTTGAGCAAGATGCAA GGGAATTGAAAGACAAGAAAACAAAACTAGTAAAAAGAGAAAGTCATAAAAAAGAATTGCAaaatctgaagaaaaaatttggaatgaataatttcaaaagTGATAAGGCATCATTAGCTTCTGGATATACAGACAGAGCTCAAAAAAGGAGAGAAGTTATTGGAAGCCATAATGAACATGAGAAAACCCAAGTGTCCTCATTAGATGA atcaaTTTCATCAAAGAATAAAGGATTTCAATTACTTTCCAAAATGGGTTGGAAAGAAGGGCAGTCTCTTGGAAAAGAAGGTCAGGGAATTTTAGAACCA atcaAACTGGTCTCCAATGAAGGCACTACAGGTGTTGGTAGTTCAAATTCTGAAGTACCAATTAGTAAAgaacagaagaagaagaaaattatttgGAAGAAGACGCAAGAAAGGTTTGATAAGTTGCAGGATTCTAGTGATATTTTTGAGGAAGGTGAATGA